In one Methanothermobacter sp. genomic region, the following are encoded:
- a CDS encoding cobalt-precorrin-7 (C(5))-methyltransferase, whose amino-acid sequence MVMVLYIVGIGPGSSDYITPAAAVAVKNSDTVFGSKRALELFPDVNEAIVLGAGDMNEKLEMAAGLAISRKVSVLSTGDPGFSGVLKPIKRIISEKKLDVEVQVIPGVSSVQLCAARLLIPWDDADIVTFHGRDEEDMVDIINNGRPTIILPSRTPSETARFLIESGVNPERCVAVCERLSYPDERVVEVKLRELLESEFSYMSIIVLI is encoded by the coding sequence ATGGTCATGGTGCTCTATATAGTGGGGATAGGTCCCGGTTCATCTGATTATATCACACCTGCCGCAGCTGTCGCTGTGAAGAATTCTGATACTGTATTTGGGAGTAAAAGGGCCCTTGAACTGTTTCCTGATGTGAATGAAGCTATCGTGCTGGGTGCTGGGGATATGAATGAAAAGCTTGAAATGGCAGCCGGGCTTGCAATTTCACGTAAGGTGTCGGTGCTCTCAACAGGTGACCCCGGGTTTTCAGGTGTTCTGAAACCAATTAAGAGGATAATATCAGAAAAGAAGCTTGATGTTGAAGTCCAGGTTATCCCCGGTGTGAGTTCCGTGCAGCTCTGCGCTGCAAGGCTACTTATACCCTGGGATGATGCTGACATAGTCACGTTTCACGGGCGCGACGAGGAGGACATGGTGGATATCATTAATAACGGAAGGCCGACAATAATTCTCCCATCAAGGACACCCTCTGAGACCGCCAGGTTCCTTATTGAAAGTGGTGTGAATCCAGAAAGGTGTGTTGCTGTCTGTGAAAGACTCAGCTACCCTGATGAAAGGGTTGTTGAAGTGAAACTAAGGGAACTGCTGGAATCTGAATTCAGTTACATGTCAATAATAGTCTTAATTTAG
- the cutA gene encoding divalent-cation tolerance protein CutA, producing the protein MFTLIYITTSGQEESARIGRRLVEDRLAACVNIIPSIKSFYHWEGSLEEDEESVLIVKTTSELTQQIIKRVRELHSYDNPCIISIPITGGSRDYLEWLNNEVKKP; encoded by the coding sequence ATGTTCACACTGATATACATAACAACCTCAGGCCAGGAGGAATCCGCAAGGATCGGGCGTAGACTTGTTGAGGATAGACTCGCAGCCTGCGTGAACATCATACCCTCCATAAAATCATTCTACCACTGGGAGGGCTCCCTTGAGGAGGATGAGGAGTCGGTCCTTATTGTTAAAACAACCAGTGAATTAACCCAGCAAATAATTAAAAGAGTTAGGGAACTACATAGTTATGATAATCCATGCATAATTTCAATTCCCATAACAGGGGGATCCCGTGATTACCTTGAATGGTTAAATAATGAAGTCAAAAAGCCATGA
- a CDS encoding NAD+ synthase: protein MRHVPGLGPHMREKIEDFIKARVADSGTDGVVLGLSGGVDSSTVAYLAADALGPDRVLGIIMPSATTPPEDLKHAEMVAVETGIEYEMVDIEPILEAFSGICGHRPSRLAVANLKPRARMMVLYYHANSMNRLVAGTGNRTELLVGYFTKYGDGGVDILPIGGLYKKQVRMLAEELGVPSEIISKAPSAGLWPGQTDEKELGISYNVLDEILFLLVDKKMGVPEVASELEVPAEEVKRIQGMINAAGHKLRPPEIPDLEVI, encoded by the coding sequence ATGAGACATGTTCCAGGGCTTGGTCCCCATATGAGGGAGAAGATAGAGGATTTCATAAAGGCCAGGGTGGCCGATAGCGGGACAGATGGCGTTGTACTGGGTCTCAGTGGGGGTGTGGACTCTTCAACTGTCGCCTACCTTGCAGCGGATGCCCTTGGCCCGGATAGGGTTCTTGGCATAATCATGCCGTCTGCCACAACACCCCCTGAGGACCTCAAACATGCAGAGATGGTTGCAGTGGAAACCGGGATAGAATATGAGATGGTGGACATTGAACCCATTTTGGAGGCCTTCAGTGGTATATGCGGTCACCGGCCCAGCAGACTTGCTGTGGCGAACCTCAAGCCAAGGGCAAGGATGATGGTCCTCTACTACCATGCAAATTCCATGAACCGGCTTGTGGCTGGTACCGGTAACCGTACGGAGCTCCTTGTGGGTTACTTCACCAAATACGGTGATGGGGGAGTCGACATACTTCCAATTGGGGGCCTCTACAAGAAACAGGTCCGTATGCTTGCAGAGGAGCTTGGTGTTCCATCCGAGATAATATCCAAGGCCCCATCAGCCGGCCTCTGGCCCGGCCAGACCGATGAGAAGGAACTAGGGATAAGCTACAATGTCCTGGATGAGATCCTCTTTCTGCTGGTTGATAAAAAAATGGGGGTTCCTGAAGTCGCATCTGAACTTGAAGTGCCTGCTGAAGAGGTTAAGAGGATACAGGGTATGATAAATGCGGCAGGACACAAGCTCAGACCCCCTGAAATACCTGATCTTGAGGTGATCTGA
- a CDS encoding redox-regulated ATPase YchF: MIQIAVTGKPNVGKSSFFNAATLSEAEVASYPFTTIDANHAVAYASCRCPCQELGVQCNPKNSRCIDGTRLIPVELIDVAGLVPGAHEGRGLGNKFLDDLRQARAFLHVIDASGSTDEEGRPVEPGSHDPLEDVQFLEDEITMWLYGILEKNWDRLLRKAASEKLDMNRIIHEQLSGTGITPEDIIEASRKVEADIYSWGKDELLEFLDELLRIAKPMLIVANKADIPEARKNIERLMDSYPYVVPASAEAEIALRRASEAGLINYTPGAGDFEIIDGSGLNDRQRAALDYIRENVLEVYGSTGVQEAINRAVFDLLDMIVVFPVEDEHHYTDQRGNVLPDALLVPRGSGPRDLAYMIHTEIGDSFMHAVDARRGMRVAADHELEDGDIISIICGR; this comes from the coding sequence ATGATTCAGATTGCAGTCACAGGAAAACCCAATGTTGGAAAATCATCCTTCTTCAATGCAGCCACACTTTCTGAAGCGGAGGTGGCATCATACCCCTTCACCACAATCGACGCCAATCATGCAGTTGCCTATGCATCCTGCAGATGTCCCTGTCAGGAGCTTGGAGTTCAGTGCAACCCCAAAAACTCACGATGCATTGATGGCACCAGACTGATCCCGGTGGAACTCATCGACGTGGCGGGTCTTGTCCCGGGGGCCCATGAGGGAAGAGGTCTTGGAAATAAGTTCCTGGATGACCTCAGACAGGCCAGGGCATTTCTGCATGTAATAGATGCATCAGGTTCGACAGATGAGGAGGGAAGGCCTGTTGAGCCAGGGAGCCATGACCCTCTGGAGGATGTGCAGTTCCTTGAGGATGAAATAACCATGTGGCTCTATGGCATCCTTGAGAAGAACTGGGACCGACTTTTAAGGAAGGCAGCATCAGAGAAGCTTGATATGAATCGCATAATCCATGAACAACTCTCAGGTACAGGGATAACTCCAGAGGATATCATCGAGGCCTCAAGGAAGGTGGAGGCAGATATCTACTCCTGGGGTAAGGATGAACTCCTGGAATTTCTCGATGAACTCCTCAGGATAGCGAAGCCAATGCTGATAGTTGCAAACAAGGCAGACATTCCAGAGGCGCGGAAAAACATTGAACGCCTCATGGATTCCTACCCATACGTGGTGCCGGCATCTGCAGAGGCTGAAATTGCCCTAAGGAGGGCATCAGAGGCCGGACTTATTAATTACACACCGGGAGCAGGGGACTTTGAGATCATTGATGGATCAGGGCTCAACGACAGGCAGAGAGCGGCCCTTGATTATATCCGTGAAAACGTCCTTGAGGTCTATGGAAGCACCGGTGTCCAGGAGGCAATCAACAGGGCGGTATTTGATCTCCTGGACATGATAGTTGTCTTCCCGGTTGAGGACGAACACCACTACACTGACCAGAGGGGTAACGTTCTCCCCGACGCACTCCTGGTGCCCCGTGGTTCAGGCCCCAGGGACCTCGCCTACATGATACACACCGAGATCGGGGACTCCTTCATGCACGCCGTGGATGCAAGGAGGGGGATGAGGGTTGCTGCGGACCATGAACTTGAGGACGGGGACATAATAAGCATAATATGCGGCAGATAG
- a CDS encoding TRC40/GET3/ArsA family transport-energizing ATPase → MAFKDLFKFNKGKTTFVFIGGKGGVGKTTISAATALWMARSGKKTLVISTDPAHSLSDSLEREIGHTPTLITDNLYAVEIDPEVAMEEYQAKLREQASMNPGMGLEMLQEQMDMASMSPGIDEAAAFDQFLRYMTTDEYDIVIFDTAPTGHTLRLLSFPELMDSWVGKMIKIRRQIGTMAKAFKNILPFMGDEEEEDRALQDMEATKKQINAAREVMSDPERTSFKMVVIPEEMSIYESERAMKALEKYSIHVDGIIVNQVLPEDSDCEFCNARRKLQQERLKQIREKFSDKVVAEVPLLKEEAKGIETLEKIARQLYGEPESADGI, encoded by the coding sequence ATGGCATTTAAGGATCTTTTCAAGTTCAATAAGGGAAAAACAACATTCGTGTTCATAGGCGGAAAGGGAGGGGTTGGTAAAACAACCATATCCGCCGCGACAGCACTCTGGATGGCCAGATCAGGTAAGAAGACACTGGTTATCTCAACCGACCCTGCACACTCACTTTCAGATTCCCTTGAAAGGGAGATAGGTCATACACCAACCCTGATAACAGACAACCTCTACGCGGTTGAGATAGACCCTGAGGTTGCAATGGAGGAGTACCAGGCTAAGCTGAGGGAACAGGCGTCAATGAACCCTGGAATGGGACTTGAGATGCTCCAGGAACAGATGGACATGGCGTCGATGTCGCCGGGTATCGATGAGGCAGCGGCCTTCGACCAGTTTCTCAGGTACATGACAACCGATGAGTACGATATCGTGATATTTGACACTGCACCCACAGGCCACACACTCCGTCTGCTCTCATTCCCTGAACTCATGGACTCATGGGTTGGGAAGATGATCAAGATAAGGAGACAAATCGGCACCATGGCAAAGGCCTTCAAGAACATACTCCCATTCATGGGTGACGAGGAAGAGGAGGACAGGGCCCTCCAGGACATGGAGGCCACCAAGAAGCAGATAAACGCTGCAAGGGAGGTCATGTCAGACCCTGAAAGGACCTCCTTCAAGATGGTTGTGATCCCTGAGGAGATGTCCATATATGAGTCTGAGAGGGCAATGAAGGCCCTTGAGAAATACAGCATACATGTAGATGGTATCATAGTCAACCAGGTACTGCCAGAGGACAGTGATTGTGAGTTCTGCAATGCAAGGAGGAAACTGCAGCAGGAGAGGCTGAAGCAGATACGTGAGAAGTTCAGTGACAAGGTGGTCGCAGAGGTTCCACTACTCAAGGAGGAGGCCAAGGGTATCGAGACCCTTGAGAAAATTGCCAGGCAGCTTTATGGCGAACCTGAGTCAGCTGATGGAATATAA
- a CDS encoding H(2)-dependent methylenetetrahydromethanopterin dehydrogenase-related protein → MKVAVYGAGNQKLYVDQLNLPEKYGGEAPYGGSRMAIEFAEAGHDVVLAEPAREMLDDAHWKVVEDAGVTVTDNDAEAASEAEIAVLFTPFGKKTFDIAKDITKHLPEGAVIANTCTVSPVVLYYVLERELRRDRQDLGIASMHPAAVPGTPQHGHYVIGGHSSSELDIATDEQISRCVELAESCGKTPYVVPADVSSAVADMGSLVTAVTLSGVLDYYYVGTQIIKAPVEMVEKQILMTLQTIASLVETSGVNGMLKAMNPELLVRSARSMHLLEEQEELDAAINTLSDLDDEVIQWINKGEIKHTDLVAAQALAKELKNLMGGKAAEGTIRRCMRKMFE, encoded by the coding sequence ATGAAAGTTGCAGTTTATGGCGCGGGTAATCAGAAACTTTATGTGGACCAGCTGAATTTGCCTGAAAAATACGGGGGCGAGGCACCCTACGGTGGAAGCAGGATGGCAATTGAATTTGCAGAGGCAGGTCATGATGTTGTGCTAGCAGAGCCAGCAAGGGAGATGCTGGATGATGCACACTGGAAGGTTGTTGAAGATGCAGGTGTAACAGTGACAGATAACGATGCTGAGGCAGCCAGTGAAGCAGAAATAGCAGTTCTATTCACGCCATTCGGTAAAAAAACATTTGATATAGCCAAGGATATAACAAAGCACCTTCCAGAGGGTGCTGTGATAGCAAACACCTGTACAGTATCCCCAGTGGTCCTATACTACGTCCTTGAAAGGGAACTTCGAAGAGACCGTCAGGATCTGGGTATAGCATCAATGCACCCTGCAGCTGTCCCTGGAACACCACAGCACGGCCACTACGTCATAGGCGGACACTCAAGCAGTGAGCTGGACATAGCCACCGATGAACAGATCTCAAGATGCGTTGAACTCGCAGAAAGCTGTGGTAAGACACCCTACGTTGTACCTGCAGACGTATCAAGCGCAGTTGCTGATATGGGGTCCCTTGTAACTGCCGTAACACTGTCAGGTGTCCTTGACTACTACTACGTCGGTACCCAGATAATCAAGGCACCTGTGGAGATGGTTGAGAAGCAGATCCTCATGACACTCCAGACAATAGCATCCCTTGTTGAAACATCAGGTGTTAATGGAATGCTCAAGGCAATGAATCCTGAGCTCCTTGTGAGAAGTGCAAGGTCAATGCACCTCCTTGAGGAGCAGGAGGAACTGGATGCTGCAATTAACACACTCTCTGACCTTGATGATGAGGTTATCCAGTGGATAAATAAGGGTGAGATCAAGCACACGGATCTCGTTGCAGCCCAGGCCCTTGCAAAGGAACTCAAGAACCTCATGGGTGGAAAGGCGGCAGAGGGTACCATAAGAAGATGTATGAGGAAGATGTTCGAATAA
- a CDS encoding SBBP repeat-containing protein, translated as MLVLQGSAFAESNYTMDYSTYLGGDVVDEARDVYVDESGYIYVTGSTHVSGSKNVFVARFNTSRQIIYYMNFGGPGDDWGHRIIADADGYAYVAGEISRDGVESKDAFLARIDPLGKLEGIKYIGGSKYDVAKGLAMDGLGNLYVSGYTISEDLQVTDDAYQKNNKGGYDAFIAKLDQNLTVTYLSYLGGSWDDYCQGLALDKNGNIYFAGYTYSDDFPVTFDAVLQYKRGTNDIFISRFTPQMSFDYSTYLGGSGQDMCHAITSYGGLIYVAGKTNSTDFPITPVSAYQRTKKGLSDGFIAAFDGEEVTYSTYFGGSGDDAVYGIAADKYGNLYLTGTTSSSDFPLTDGAFDRSLNGVDAFITKFSTPRSVLYSSYLGGIEADQGYAVAVDPYQNVYVAGKTWSNNFPVTSDAIKMKLTGLSDGFLTRFTPFFISNLSVTPVNGTAPLSITVNGKITNYGDASGWYRLGLYVNGYEVLWQWIEVASKATRDFSFEYLLRSSRTYSVTVNNFQPFTVRAFSGPLIIPENLTVLPRAGTEPLRVNVTADIVNYGDLPDTYTAGLYIDGILINSTVVTVDAKSRVRVSFNSILGAGVHEITINDLEPLTVNVMEGEKFLVDGFRLTPESGLAPLSVMVTANITNIDSRTRSYTAIIYVNGEEVSSHTLNVPGGSTLPFSTMVTLPESGIYTISLNNATSGTVRVLSAASFTLTNVTVTPLEGKSPLNVTVNATVRNQGDLPGDFTVTVYLDGVAWDSRTVTVPGRSSVKVSIKNQIIVPGEYNIRVNSGEEIKIRVLDPDPVFGGFSVTPVTGVGALNVTALLNVTNPYDMVIGFTARLHVNNQTVQENTVSLSPGETREISMKTTLLPGNYSVGINGFARNVRVLKPANITASDLIVTPTSGFSPLDLAASAKLRNTGEVDGEYTATLYINGAAVDTRTVTVPAGGTSQVRFNHTLNAPGTYLTGIGALAPVTVRVLNEPLVSNLNVTPSSGVSPLIFNVTAKISTNEAGSGNYTARLYIDGVNVQNKTVQLSGPGSSTVIFRVELGEPGTHDVTVNGLAPVTVRVLRPATFIVDKLMVSPHEGVLPLSIEASARIFNVGDVPGNYTARLYIDGVPVASRTVNVAASGETTVTFRYTITQRGNHTVTIDTLPAANINALKPATLEIGSLNVTPSSAVGSATVEVEAEIQNTGDVEGSFTIPVYLNGNLIGTYTVRVGPHEGAVLRFQRYISSPGVYTFSINNLKTATVYVNPPKRTYRFTFKNTGSYTTTVTYYATVYSSDGSKLAYKTYKFTLKPGGSYTATIGYYPYDARIVTTRKIYNPSRYTRTIRLSETFRADTLSATLSHTKTIRGYSYVYITRTFRTVDTRITVT; from the coding sequence ATGCTCGTCCTTCAGGGCTCAGCCTTTGCTGAATCAAATTACACCATGGACTACTCAACCTACCTCGGTGGTGATGTGGTTGATGAGGCACGTGACGTTTACGTTGATGAATCCGGATACATCTATGTAACCGGTTCAACGCATGTCAGTGGATCCAAGAACGTCTTCGTGGCCAGATTCAACACATCAAGACAGATCATATACTACATGAACTTCGGCGGACCTGGGGACGACTGGGGACACAGGATAATAGCAGATGCAGATGGATACGCCTATGTTGCGGGCGAAATAAGTAGAGATGGTGTCGAGAGTAAGGATGCGTTCTTGGCACGAATAGACCCCCTCGGTAAACTCGAAGGGATCAAATATATCGGTGGATCTAAGTATGACGTTGCAAAGGGTCTTGCAATGGACGGCTTGGGAAACCTCTATGTGAGTGGCTACACCATCTCAGAGGACCTTCAGGTGACAGATGACGCTTACCAGAAAAACAATAAGGGTGGTTATGATGCATTCATCGCCAAACTTGACCAGAACCTCACCGTTACCTACCTCAGCTACCTTGGAGGGTCCTGGGACGACTACTGCCAGGGACTTGCCCTTGACAAGAACGGGAACATCTACTTTGCAGGGTACACCTACTCTGATGATTTTCCAGTAACCTTCGATGCGGTTTTACAGTATAAGAGGGGTACGAATGATATCTTCATATCAAGATTCACACCACAGATGAGCTTTGACTACTCAACCTACCTTGGAGGCTCAGGACAGGACATGTGCCACGCCATTACCTCCTATGGTGGTCTCATATACGTTGCAGGTAAAACAAACTCCACGGACTTCCCCATAACCCCTGTGAGTGCATACCAGAGGACAAAGAAGGGTCTTTCTGATGGATTCATCGCTGCATTCGATGGTGAGGAAGTGACATACTCAACCTACTTCGGTGGAAGCGGTGATGACGCAGTATATGGAATTGCAGCAGACAAGTATGGGAACCTTTACCTGACAGGTACAACATCCTCATCTGACTTCCCCCTCACAGATGGAGCATTTGACAGGTCACTGAATGGTGTGGATGCCTTTATCACAAAATTCAGCACCCCGCGAAGTGTCCTCTACAGCTCCTATCTCGGGGGTATAGAAGCGGATCAGGGTTATGCTGTTGCTGTTGACCCCTACCAGAATGTCTATGTTGCAGGAAAGACCTGGTCAAACAATTTCCCTGTAACATCGGATGCCATCAAAATGAAACTCACAGGACTATCAGATGGTTTCCTCACAAGGTTCACACCCTTCTTCATAAGTAACCTCAGTGTAACACCGGTAAATGGAACAGCACCCCTATCAATTACAGTTAACGGTAAAATCACCAACTACGGGGATGCCAGCGGATGGTACCGCCTCGGGCTCTACGTTAACGGATACGAGGTCTTATGGCAGTGGATAGAGGTGGCCTCAAAAGCAACAAGGGACTTCAGCTTCGAATACCTTCTCAGGAGCAGCAGGACATATTCTGTTACCGTGAACAACTTCCAGCCATTCACTGTAAGGGCATTCAGCGGGCCGCTCATAATCCCTGAAAATCTCACAGTACTGCCACGGGCCGGCACAGAACCCCTCAGGGTTAACGTGACTGCTGATATTGTGAACTACGGTGATCTACCTGACACATACACAGCTGGCCTCTACATCGATGGAATCCTCATTAATAGCACGGTTGTGACTGTTGATGCAAAATCAAGGGTCAGAGTATCCTTCAACAGCATCCTTGGCGCCGGTGTGCATGAAATAACCATCAATGACCTTGAACCCCTCACCGTCAATGTGATGGAAGGTGAAAAGTTCCTTGTAGACGGTTTCAGGCTGACACCGGAAAGTGGTCTTGCACCACTGAGTGTGATGGTCACTGCGAATATCACCAACATAGATTCAAGGACGAGGAGTTACACGGCTATAATATATGTCAACGGAGAGGAGGTCAGTTCACACACCTTAAATGTTCCAGGCGGAAGTACACTACCATTCTCCACCATGGTAACACTTCCAGAAAGTGGAATCTATACAATATCACTCAACAACGCCACTTCAGGTACAGTCAGGGTCCTCAGTGCAGCCAGCTTCACCCTCACCAATGTAACAGTAACGCCACTTGAGGGTAAGTCACCCCTGAATGTCACCGTGAACGCCACAGTAAGGAACCAGGGAGACCTTCCAGGTGATTTCACCGTCACCGTCTACCTTGACGGTGTCGCATGGGACAGCAGGACGGTTACCGTCCCGGGAAGGTCAAGTGTTAAGGTTTCAATTAAGAACCAGATCATTGTCCCTGGTGAGTACAACATCCGTGTTAACTCGGGTGAAGAGATCAAAATCAGGGTGCTTGACCCTGACCCTGTATTTGGAGGCTTCAGTGTTACTCCCGTAACAGGAGTTGGTGCACTGAACGTCACAGCACTCCTTAATGTTACAAACCCCTATGATATGGTCATAGGTTTCACAGCAAGGCTTCATGTCAACAACCAAACTGTGCAGGAGAACACAGTAAGCCTCAGCCCCGGTGAGACAAGGGAAATCTCAATGAAAACAACACTGTTACCCGGAAACTACAGTGTTGGAATCAACGGATTCGCAAGGAATGTCAGGGTTCTTAAACCGGCGAATATAACCGCCTCAGATTTAATCGTCACCCCCACATCAGGATTCAGTCCCCTTGACCTTGCAGCATCCGCTAAACTCAGAAATACTGGGGAGGTTGATGGAGAGTACACCGCAACCCTCTACATAAATGGTGCAGCTGTTGATACAAGAACCGTGACAGTTCCCGCAGGCGGAACATCTCAGGTCAGGTTCAACCACACCCTTAATGCTCCAGGGACATACCTTACTGGCATAGGGGCACTTGCACCTGTAACCGTGAGGGTACTCAATGAACCATTAGTCTCAAACCTCAACGTAACTCCAAGTTCAGGTGTTTCACCGCTCATATTCAACGTGACAGCGAAAATCAGCACCAATGAGGCTGGAAGCGGCAACTACACCGCAAGGCTCTACATAGACGGAGTGAATGTTCAGAATAAGACAGTGCAGCTTAGCGGCCCCGGCTCCTCCACGGTGATCTTCAGGGTGGAGCTCGGTGAACCTGGAACCCATGACGTCACAGTTAATGGCCTTGCACCGGTGACTGTGAGGGTCCTGAGACCCGCCACATTCATAGTGGACAAGCTGATGGTTTCACCACACGAGGGGGTTCTTCCCCTAAGCATTGAGGCATCTGCAAGGATCTTCAATGTGGGTGACGTTCCAGGCAACTACACCGCAAGGCTTTACATAGACGGGGTACCGGTTGCATCAAGGACCGTGAACGTGGCTGCCTCTGGAGAGACCACCGTAACGTTCAGATACACCATAACACAGCGGGGCAACCATACCGTTACCATTGACACGCTACCCGCTGCAAACATCAATGCACTGAAACCTGCCACACTTGAAATAGGGTCCCTCAATGTAACACCATCCAGTGCCGTGGGATCAGCCACTGTGGAGGTTGAGGCAGAAATCCAGAACACCGGTGACGTTGAAGGTAGCTTTACAATTCCAGTGTACCTCAACGGCAACCTCATAGGTACTTACACGGTGAGGGTGGGGCCTCATGAGGGTGCGGTGCTGAGATTCCAGAGGTACATCTCATCTCCAGGTGTATACACATTCAGCATCAACAACCTGAAAACCGCAACCGTTTACGTGAACCCCCCAAAAAGGACCTACAGATTCACATTCAAAAACACAGGAAGTTACACTACAACGGTGACCTACTATGCCACAGTTTACTCATCAGACGGTTCAAAACTTGCATACAAAACCTACAAATTTACACTGAAACCCGGAGGATCCTACACTGCAACCATCGGCTACTACCCCTATGATGCAAGAATCGTTACAACAAGGAAGATCTACAACCCAAGCAGGTACACAAGGACCATAAGGTTATCTGAGACCTTCAGGGCGGATACACTTTCAGCAACCCTCAGCCACACAAAGACAATCAGGGGTTACAGTTACGTCTACATAACCAGGACATTCAGGACGGTTGATACGCGAATAACCGTAACCTGA